The following coding sequences lie in one Oryctolagus cuniculus chromosome 7, mOryCun1.1, whole genome shotgun sequence genomic window:
- the RCSD1 gene encoding capZ-interacting protein isoform X2, whose protein sequence is MEERPAETKASVDSSATPSVAQLAGRFREQAAAVKEKSPPNASHPPKVKVKSSPLIEKLQANLTFDPAALLPGASPKSPGLKAMVSPFHSPPSTPSSPGVRSRSSEAEEVPVSFDQPPEGSHLPCYNKVRTRGSIKRRPPSRRFRRSQSDCGELGDLRVTDAAQENGTKEENGDEVFPSKSRAPGSLPAREGAAREGVGGPLGPGDRPPLRRTRSGPEKQEEQDDGAAEEAPQCEKAAQNPEAVAPAPPQASSPEAKNGQGSPMEAKPAEEEVEAKGEKLGAAEPEPGLKNEKPEEAAAGVEVPQGAPGGMEDSDTPKLDKGQEKQEEGAVPEAGCSPGTSHALQETSSQVHSDGPAIPNKEDDRLGQDTKM, encoded by the exons AAATCGCCACCCAATGCCAGCCACCCTCCTAAAGTCAAGGTGAAGAGCTCGCCTCTGATCGAGAAGCTTCAG GCCAACTTAACCTTTGACCCAGCAGCCCTGCTGCCTGGCGCCTCACCCAAGAGTCCTGGGCTCAAGGCCATGGTGTCGCCATTTCACAGCCCACCTTCTACGCCCAGCAGTCCTGGCGTGCGGTCTCGGAGCAGCGAGGCAGAGGAGGTCCCTGTTAGCTTCGACCAGCCACCTGAAGGCAGCCATCTGCCCTGTTACAATAAG GTGCGGACGAGGGGCTCCATCAAAAGGCGCCCCCCCTCCAGGCGTTTCCGAAGGTCCCAGTCAGACTGTGGGGAACTTGGAGACCTGCGGGTCACCGATGCGGCTCAAGAGAATGGCACCAAAGAAGAGAATGGAGATGAGGTGTTCCCGTCCAAGAGTAGGGCCCCAGGGTCCCTGCCGGCTAGAGAGGGGGCTgccagagagggagtggggggacccctggggcctggggacaggcCCCCTCTGAGGAGGACACGCAGCGGGCCAGAGAAACAGGAGGAGCAGGACGACGGGGCGGCGGAGGAGGCCCCACAATGCGAGAAGGCGGCGCAGAATCCAGAGGCGGTGGCCCCCGCACCACCCCAAGCCTCCAGCCCAGAGGCCAAGAATGGGCAGGGGAGCCCCATGGAGGCAAAGCCAGCGGAAGAGGAGGTGGAGGCAAAGGGGGAGAAGCTGGGGGCTGCAGAGCCTGAGCCTGGACTGAAGAACGAGAAGCCAGAGGaggcagctgcaggggtggaggtCCCCCAGGGCGCCCCTGGAGGGATGGAAGACAGTGACACCCCCAAGCTGGACAAGGGCCAGGAGAAGCAAGAGGAAGGGGCAGTCCCCGAGGCAGGCTGCAGCCCCGGGACCAGCCATGCCCTGCAGGAGACCAGCAGCCAGGTCCACAGCGACGGCCCAGCCATCCCCAACAAAGAG GatgacaggctgggccaggacactaAGATGTGA
- the RCSD1 gene encoding capZ-interacting protein isoform X1: MEERPAETKASVDSSATPSVAQLAGRFREQAAAVKETPASKPTRRKPPCSLPLFPPRVELGQNGEQKSPPNASHPPKVKVKSSPLIEKLQANLTFDPAALLPGASPKSPGLKAMVSPFHSPPSTPSSPGVRSRSSEAEEVPVSFDQPPEGSHLPCYNKVRTRGSIKRRPPSRRFRRSQSDCGELGDLRVTDAAQENGTKEENGDEVFPSKSRAPGSLPAREGAAREGVGGPLGPGDRPPLRRTRSGPEKQEEQDDGAAEEAPQCEKAAQNPEAVAPAPPQASSPEAKNGQGSPMEAKPAEEEVEAKGEKLGAAEPEPGLKNEKPEEAAAGVEVPQGAPGGMEDSDTPKLDKGQEKQEEGAVPEAGCSPGTSHALQETSSQVHSDGPAIPNKEDDRLGQDTKM; this comes from the exons ACACCAGCCAGTAAACCAACAAGAAGGAAAccgccctgctccctccccctgtTCCCCCCCAgggtagagctgggccagaatggCGAGCAG AAATCGCCACCCAATGCCAGCCACCCTCCTAAAGTCAAGGTGAAGAGCTCGCCTCTGATCGAGAAGCTTCAG GCCAACTTAACCTTTGACCCAGCAGCCCTGCTGCCTGGCGCCTCACCCAAGAGTCCTGGGCTCAAGGCCATGGTGTCGCCATTTCACAGCCCACCTTCTACGCCCAGCAGTCCTGGCGTGCGGTCTCGGAGCAGCGAGGCAGAGGAGGTCCCTGTTAGCTTCGACCAGCCACCTGAAGGCAGCCATCTGCCCTGTTACAATAAG GTGCGGACGAGGGGCTCCATCAAAAGGCGCCCCCCCTCCAGGCGTTTCCGAAGGTCCCAGTCAGACTGTGGGGAACTTGGAGACCTGCGGGTCACCGATGCGGCTCAAGAGAATGGCACCAAAGAAGAGAATGGAGATGAGGTGTTCCCGTCCAAGAGTAGGGCCCCAGGGTCCCTGCCGGCTAGAGAGGGGGCTgccagagagggagtggggggacccctggggcctggggacaggcCCCCTCTGAGGAGGACACGCAGCGGGCCAGAGAAACAGGAGGAGCAGGACGACGGGGCGGCGGAGGAGGCCCCACAATGCGAGAAGGCGGCGCAGAATCCAGAGGCGGTGGCCCCCGCACCACCCCAAGCCTCCAGCCCAGAGGCCAAGAATGGGCAGGGGAGCCCCATGGAGGCAAAGCCAGCGGAAGAGGAGGTGGAGGCAAAGGGGGAGAAGCTGGGGGCTGCAGAGCCTGAGCCTGGACTGAAGAACGAGAAGCCAGAGGaggcagctgcaggggtggaggtCCCCCAGGGCGCCCCTGGAGGGATGGAAGACAGTGACACCCCCAAGCTGGACAAGGGCCAGGAGAAGCAAGAGGAAGGGGCAGTCCCCGAGGCAGGCTGCAGCCCCGGGACCAGCCATGCCCTGCAGGAGACCAGCAGCCAGGTCCACAGCGACGGCCCAGCCATCCCCAACAAAGAG GatgacaggctgggccaggacactaAGATGTGA